The following proteins are encoded in a genomic region of Maylandia zebra isolate NMK-2024a linkage group LG1, Mzebra_GT3a, whole genome shotgun sequence:
- the LOC101464941 gene encoding high choriolytic enzyme 1-like isoform X2, with the protein MTPAFFFSLFLSMTVVSLRAAVIKDPSDEFLGASAIIEKVNADISKGLVHGDIAPTLTKNADPCTATGCKWPKSGSHVTVPVSISSVYSTQERNIIISALLTFHESTCIRFVWRTDQVNYLYFFSGEGCYSYVGRQSRGQGISLQRNGCLFQSTVQHEVLHALGFHHEQVRSDRDQYVKILTENIIPGQESNFEKVLTNNLQTPYDFNSVMQYGRYSFSRNGQPTIVARSNPNLDFGNAFQMSANDIARINRLYEC; encoded by the exons ATGACTCCAGCTTTCTTCTTCTCCCTCTTCCTGTCAATGACGGTCGTTTCTCTG AGGGCTGCTGTCATCAAAGATCCAAGTG ATGAGTTTTTGGGTGCCTCAGCGATCATTGAAAAAGTCAACGCTGACATAT CAAAAGGCCTGGTTCATGGCGACATTGCACCCACTTTAACCAAGAATGCTGATCCATGCACAGCCACTGGCTGCAAGTGGCCCAAAAGTGGAAGCCACGTCACTGTACCTGTCTCCATCTCCTCTGTATATT CCACCCAGGAGCgcaacatcatcatcagtgcCCTGCTCACCTTCCACGAGTCCACCTGCATTCGCTTCGTCTGGAGGACAGACCAAGTCAATTACCTTTACTTCTTCTCTGGAGAAGG GTGTTATTCGTACGTGGGCCGTCAGAGCCGAGGACAGGGAATCTCCCTCCAGAGAAACGGTTGCTTGTTCCAGTCAACGGTGCAACACGAGGTTCTTCATGCTCTGGGCTTCCACCATGAGCAGGTCCGCTCCGACAGGGACCAGTATGTGAAGATCCTCACCGAGAACATCATCCCGG GACAAGAGAGCAACTTTGAGAAAGTGCTTACCAACAATTTGCAGACTCCCTATGACTTCAACTCTGTCATGCAATATGGCAG ATACTCCTTCTCCAGGAATGGGCAGCCAACGATTGTTGCTAGGTCCAATCCTAATCTTGACTTCGGAAATGCTTTTCAGATGAGCGCCAATGACATTGCTCGTATAAACAGGCTTTATGAATGCT AA
- the LOC101464941 gene encoding high choriolytic enzyme 1-like isoform X1 — MTPAFFFSLFLSMTVVSLRAAVIKDPSDEFLGASAIIEKVNADISKGLVHGDIAPTLTKNADPCTATGCKWPKSGSHVTVPVSISSVYSTQERNIIISALLTFHESTCIRFVWRTDQVNYLYFFSGEGCYSYVGRQSRGQGISLQRNGCLFQSTVQHEVLHALGFHHEQVRSDRDQYVKILTENIIPGQESNFEKVLTNNLQTPYDFNSVMQYGRYSFSRNGQPTIVARSNPNLDFGNAFQMSANDIARINRLYECCE, encoded by the exons ATGACTCCAGCTTTCTTCTTCTCCCTCTTCCTGTCAATGACGGTCGTTTCTCTG AGGGCTGCTGTCATCAAAGATCCAAGTG ATGAGTTTTTGGGTGCCTCAGCGATCATTGAAAAAGTCAACGCTGACATAT CAAAAGGCCTGGTTCATGGCGACATTGCACCCACTTTAACCAAGAATGCTGATCCATGCACAGCCACTGGCTGCAAGTGGCCCAAAAGTGGAAGCCACGTCACTGTACCTGTCTCCATCTCCTCTGTATATT CCACCCAGGAGCgcaacatcatcatcagtgcCCTGCTCACCTTCCACGAGTCCACCTGCATTCGCTTCGTCTGGAGGACAGACCAAGTCAATTACCTTTACTTCTTCTCTGGAGAAGG GTGTTATTCGTACGTGGGCCGTCAGAGCCGAGGACAGGGAATCTCCCTCCAGAGAAACGGTTGCTTGTTCCAGTCAACGGTGCAACACGAGGTTCTTCATGCTCTGGGCTTCCACCATGAGCAGGTCCGCTCCGACAGGGACCAGTATGTGAAGATCCTCACCGAGAACATCATCCCGG GACAAGAGAGCAACTTTGAGAAAGTGCTTACCAACAATTTGCAGACTCCCTATGACTTCAACTCTGTCATGCAATATGGCAG ATACTCCTTCTCCAGGAATGGGCAGCCAACGATTGTTGCTAGGTCCAATCCTAATCTTGACTTCGGAAATGCTTTTCAGATGAGCGCCAATGACATTGCTCGTATAAACAGGCTTTATGAATGCTGTGAGTAA